One stretch of Schlesneria sp. DSM 10557 DNA includes these proteins:
- a CDS encoding oligosaccharide flippase family protein: MSLKQRMISGGMQVGLSQLISMGLSFGRNIVIGRILSIEDMGIASTIALALQVIESASDINVNQLMIQSKDGDDPQLQANAHTYTLLRGVITAAVLLLLGGPLARLFGVPDAAWAFQLMALAPLIRGVWHQDLWRYHRAMRFGPLVRVEILSQVLALLASWPLAIWLNNYSVMLWVILIQASVVAILSHIANERPYRLGLDRTNGISILKFGWPLLINGVLMMLLNYGDRFVIAAFPTYTMTDVGLYMIASSVTFMPIMLLTKLGTTIILPVLAREQDDAERFNNRFRMITRIVGFVAIAQTVLLIIAGPAAVTLCFGEKYLPVAAFFGWMAAGTGVRVLKLAPTLGALAYGDSLNTLLTTVARCTGFGIAIAAASMGADLSWLAIAGLLGEIISLVVSMLSLAYRRSVFDLTLVTWTVLLLLAIAISMGIFQMIGGAEAGWMVVPVTVVAAGVMASIAAVTFFDPNSPVVIKARERLTPFFSRFQRNLIHQDVEKS; this comes from the coding sequence ATGAGCTTAAAACAGCGCATGATTTCTGGCGGTATGCAGGTCGGGCTCAGCCAGCTCATCTCGATGGGGTTGTCATTCGGCCGAAACATCGTCATCGGTCGAATCCTCAGTATCGAGGACATGGGGATTGCATCAACGATCGCACTCGCATTGCAGGTCATCGAGTCAGCCAGTGACATCAATGTCAACCAGTTGATGATTCAGTCGAAAGACGGAGATGACCCCCAACTGCAGGCAAACGCTCATACCTACACTCTGCTGCGCGGGGTAATCACAGCCGCCGTCCTGCTACTTCTCGGAGGACCGCTGGCACGTCTGTTCGGCGTCCCTGACGCTGCCTGGGCCTTTCAATTGATGGCCTTGGCTCCGCTCATTCGAGGTGTCTGGCATCAGGATCTGTGGCGGTATCACCGCGCGATGAGGTTCGGCCCATTGGTTCGAGTCGAAATACTATCGCAGGTTTTGGCTCTTCTCGCTTCATGGCCGCTTGCGATCTGGCTGAACAACTATTCGGTCATGCTCTGGGTCATTCTGATTCAAGCATCAGTCGTCGCCATCCTCAGCCACATTGCCAACGAGCGTCCTTATCGCCTGGGCCTCGATCGGACCAATGGAATAAGTATCCTGAAGTTCGGATGGCCACTGCTGATCAACGGTGTCCTGATGATGCTGTTGAACTATGGAGATCGGTTCGTCATTGCGGCATTTCCCACATATACGATGACCGATGTCGGTCTCTACATGATCGCGTCATCAGTGACGTTCATGCCAATCATGCTGCTGACAAAGCTTGGTACGACAATCATCCTGCCCGTTCTTGCCAGAGAGCAGGACGACGCCGAACGATTTAACAACCGGTTTCGCATGATTACGCGAATCGTTGGATTTGTGGCAATTGCACAGACCGTGCTGCTCATCATTGCCGGGCCCGCGGCCGTCACGCTTTGCTTTGGCGAGAAGTATCTTCCTGTCGCCGCCTTTTTTGGATGGATGGCAGCAGGAACCGGAGTTCGCGTGCTCAAACTGGCTCCGACACTCGGAGCTCTCGCCTACGGCGACTCGCTCAACACACTGCTGACGACGGTCGCCCGCTGCACGGGTTTCGGCATCGCGATCGCCGCAGCCAGCATGGGAGCCGACCTGAGCTGGCTTGCGATTGCGGGCCTGTTGGGAGAGATCATCTCGCTGGTCGTCTCGATGCTTTCGCTCGCTTACCGTCGATCTGTTTTTGATCTGACGCTGGTGACATGGACAGTTCTCCTGCTGCTGGCGATTGCGATTTCTATGGGAATATTCCAGATGATCGGCGGCGCCGAAGCAGGTTGGATGGTCGTCCCCGTGACGGTGGTCGCTGCGGGAGTCATGGCGTCGATTGCGGCCGTCACCTTTTTTGACCCGAACAGTCCGGTCGTCATTAAAGCACGTGAAAGGCTGACACCATTCTTTTCGCGGTTCCAGCGAAACCTTATTCACCAAGACGTTGAGAAGTCATGA
- the gmd gene encoding GDP-mannose 4,6-dehydratase: MSTIAKRAFVTGITGQDGSYLAELLLGKGYEVHGLIRRASSPNTARIDHLQSDPHDARSRLFLHYGDLTDGSGLAKLIQAIQPSEVYNLAAQSHVKVSFDQPIYTSDITGLGTARMLQAVRETQEHSGQPIRFYQASSSEMFGKVVESPQTESTPFYPRSPYAVAKVYAHCITVNYRESYNLHASCGILFNHESPRRGDTFVTRKISRAVGRIKVGLQDKLYLGNLDSKRDWGFAGDYVEAMWLMLQQERPDDYVVATGVTHSVREFCERCFSRVNLDYRDFVEIDPRYLRPASVDYLLGDASKVRSALGWKPRVSFEGLADMMVDADLELAQQEKSARDAGHEYMGHY; this comes from the coding sequence TTGTCTACCATCGCGAAACGTGCATTTGTCACGGGGATCACAGGACAGGACGGCTCATATCTCGCTGAACTTCTGCTAGGCAAAGGTTACGAAGTTCATGGTTTGATCCGACGAGCCAGTTCGCCCAATACCGCACGTATCGACCATCTGCAGTCGGATCCCCATGACGCCCGAAGCCGGCTGTTCCTGCATTATGGCGATTTGACTGACGGCAGCGGTCTTGCGAAGCTGATTCAGGCAATCCAGCCGAGCGAAGTTTACAACCTGGCTGCCCAAAGCCATGTGAAAGTCAGCTTCGATCAGCCCATCTATACCTCCGACATCACGGGACTGGGAACTGCCCGGATGCTGCAGGCGGTCCGGGAAACGCAGGAACACTCAGGACAGCCGATCCGTTTCTATCAGGCGTCCAGTTCGGAAATGTTCGGGAAGGTCGTGGAATCCCCGCAAACGGAATCGACCCCCTTCTATCCTCGCTCCCCTTACGCAGTGGCAAAGGTCTACGCCCACTGTATCACAGTGAACTATCGTGAGAGCTACAATCTTCACGCGTCGTGTGGAATCCTGTTCAACCACGAATCACCTCGACGAGGTGACACGTTCGTAACGCGGAAAATTTCGCGGGCAGTCGGACGAATCAAAGTGGGCCTGCAAGACAAACTGTATCTGGGGAATCTCGATTCGAAACGTGACTGGGGGTTCGCCGGTGACTATGTCGAGGCGATGTGGCTGATGCTCCAGCAAGAACGCCCCGACGACTACGTGGTTGCCACCGGCGTCACGCACTCAGTTCGTGAGTTCTGCGAGCGATGCTTTTCCCGCGTTAACCTGGACTACCGCGACTTTGTAGAAATTGATCCGCGATATCTGCGACCTGCATCTGTGGACTATCTGCTTGGCGATGCCAGCAAGGTCCGATCTGCCCTCGGATGGAAACCGCGAGTTTCTTTCGAAGGCCTGGCAGACATGATGGTGGATGCAGACCTGGAACTGGCTCAACAGGAGAAGTCCGCTCGGGATGCCGGGCATGAATACATGGGACACTACTAG
- a CDS encoding exopolysaccharide biosynthesis polyprenyl glycosylphosphotransferase, whose translation MQMVNPVPVFSDPPHAPEVFAKEGSLRPYVRLPRVYRTHAESLVTSCRVSPAAAQASRMLASRSLVQCFLTSIPLIVADFLTLWVLLYGTTTLVERVFGQPASMVTSETALLASLLLFPIAQLAGLYPAMGISSAVEFRQLVRSAATALFIFAGFAILQRPGAFPYLIISTVLTLLLVIPLLPTSRFVARALARRCNWWGAPALVYADSASVGEEMFHRLRTTEDRGLRPVAVLLDSAKYWEAESELGSKGVPFLPVHDILECAQKSKATWILVAKRNVATADQPWNEDNEVDAFLHAIPNRVLLSSLGGFDCGMWDRTHTIGASCGLLLSSSRHCASTLFLKRLVDIFVAGTVCLIFSPLLLFIALSIRLSSPGPIFYGQKRVGRGGLNFKAWKFRTMVPNADQVLQQCLQSNPEFRREWEETHKLKNDPRVTWIGRFLRTTSLDELPQLWNILCGEMSVVGPRPIVDSPEYDASYITDYPREFAVYCSVRPGLTGMWQVTCRNSGVYEMRIYWDMYYIRNWSLWLDLYIILRTIRTVLLREGSA comes from the coding sequence ATGCAAATGGTCAATCCTGTTCCGGTATTTTCCGATCCACCGCATGCTCCCGAAGTATTTGCAAAGGAAGGTAGCCTTCGCCCCTACGTCCGGCTCCCTCGGGTCTATCGGACGCACGCTGAGTCTCTGGTGACATCCTGCCGGGTCAGCCCGGCGGCTGCCCAAGCCTCTCGCATGCTGGCCAGTCGTTCACTCGTACAGTGCTTCTTGACGTCGATCCCCCTGATTGTTGCTGACTTTCTGACGCTCTGGGTATTGCTCTACGGGACAACAACTCTGGTTGAGAGAGTTTTCGGCCAGCCCGCTTCGATGGTGACCAGCGAAACGGCGCTGCTCGCATCACTTCTCCTCTTCCCAATCGCTCAGCTTGCAGGCTTGTACCCTGCGATGGGCATCAGTAGTGCCGTCGAATTCCGCCAACTCGTCCGCTCCGCCGCAACCGCACTCTTTATTTTCGCGGGCTTTGCAATTTTGCAGCGTCCTGGTGCGTTCCCTTACTTGATCATTTCGACAGTCCTGACGTTGCTGCTTGTAATCCCGCTGCTGCCAACATCACGATTCGTCGCGCGAGCACTTGCCCGTCGCTGTAACTGGTGGGGTGCTCCCGCTCTGGTCTATGCAGATTCTGCATCCGTCGGAGAAGAAATGTTTCACCGCCTCCGTACGACGGAAGACCGCGGCCTTCGCCCGGTGGCGGTCCTTCTGGATTCCGCGAAGTATTGGGAAGCTGAAAGCGAACTTGGCTCGAAAGGTGTTCCTTTCCTGCCAGTGCACGACATCCTTGAATGTGCCCAAAAATCGAAAGCAACATGGATTCTGGTTGCAAAGCGGAATGTTGCCACTGCAGATCAGCCCTGGAATGAAGACAACGAAGTCGATGCGTTCCTGCATGCGATTCCCAACCGGGTTCTCCTCTCTTCCCTGGGGGGATTCGACTGCGGAATGTGGGACCGGACGCATACGATTGGCGCTTCCTGCGGGCTGCTTCTCTCCAGTTCACGTCACTGTGCTTCCACGCTGTTCCTGAAGCGTCTGGTTGATATTTTCGTGGCAGGCACTGTCTGCCTCATCTTCTCCCCACTTCTTCTCTTTATCGCTCTGTCAATTCGTTTGAGCTCGCCGGGCCCGATCTTCTACGGTCAGAAGCGCGTTGGTCGTGGAGGACTGAACTTCAAGGCCTGGAAATTCCGGACAATGGTGCCAAACGCCGACCAGGTGCTGCAGCAGTGCCTGCAGAGCAACCCCGAATTTCGTCGTGAGTGGGAAGAAACTCACAAATTGAAAAATGATCCGCGAGTGACATGGATCGGACGTTTCCTGCGAACGACCAGTCTCGACGAGTTGCCACAGTTATGGAACATTCTCTGCGGAGAAATGAGTGTGGTCGGCCCACGTCCGATCGTGGATTCTCCTGAATACGATGCCTCGTACATTACCGATTATCCTCGCGAGTTCGCCGTTTACTGCTCAGTGCGACCGGGGCTGACGGGGATGTGGCAAGTCACTTGCCGTAACAGCGGCGTCTATGAAATGCGAATCTACTGGGATATGTACTACATTCGAAACTGGTCACTGTGGCTTGACCTGTACATCATCCTGCGAACGATTCGAACGGTTTTGCTCCGAGAAGGTTCGGCCTGA
- a CDS encoding polysaccharide biosynthesis/export family protein, translated as MNFGRHGRSPIVLAMLLSQVVAAGCVTPPQQRLLQLQGASVPRELDKVNLPDYVVEPPDILLIQAMHTLRSPDARLIPGDRLQVRLKNGLPLDLPEDDSISQSQRDAELQIELGFKVLAGNYRVESSGALDFGPVYGKVHVAQMTAAEAEVAITRHLITNVGVKSPELSVELVDLEAPQPVSGEHLVRPDGRVSLGIYGEVYVAGMTLPEVRAAVTQQLAENGIQDPKVAVDVSTYNSKTYYIISDGGGFGEQVARFQYTGNETVLDAIAQINGLAEVSSKKIWIARPSPSDSCAAQILEVEWEDITALGQTATNYQLMPGDRIYIQADHLVALNNKIEKIVAPVERLLGVSILGFNVVRNSKGVYPIKSIGAGGGGGNF; from the coding sequence ATGAATTTTGGACGTCACGGACGATCACCGATCGTTTTGGCAATGCTGCTCAGCCAGGTTGTCGCGGCCGGATGTGTAACGCCACCGCAACAGCGTCTCTTGCAACTGCAGGGGGCCAGCGTTCCGCGGGAACTCGACAAGGTCAATCTACCCGACTACGTCGTCGAGCCGCCAGACATCCTGCTTATTCAGGCAATGCATACCCTTCGTTCACCGGACGCGAGACTGATTCCCGGGGATCGCCTTCAGGTTCGACTGAAGAACGGGCTTCCCCTGGATCTGCCTGAAGACGACTCCATCAGTCAATCACAGCGGGACGCCGAACTTCAGATCGAGCTGGGGTTCAAAGTTCTCGCAGGTAACTACCGCGTTGAAAGTAGCGGGGCATTGGACTTCGGGCCGGTTTACGGAAAAGTCCACGTGGCCCAGATGACCGCAGCGGAGGCCGAAGTCGCGATCACCAGACACCTGATCACCAACGTGGGGGTCAAATCCCCGGAGTTGTCGGTGGAACTGGTGGACCTCGAGGCTCCACAACCTGTTTCCGGGGAACACCTTGTACGTCCCGACGGACGTGTGTCCCTCGGGATCTATGGGGAAGTCTACGTGGCCGGAATGACCCTTCCGGAAGTTCGCGCCGCCGTGACACAACAGTTGGCAGAAAACGGGATTCAGGATCCCAAAGTGGCAGTTGACGTCTCAACGTATAATAGTAAGACCTACTACATCATCAGTGACGGTGGCGGGTTCGGTGAGCAGGTTGCACGTTTCCAGTACACCGGAAATGAGACGGTCCTTGACGCCATTGCACAGATTAATGGTCTGGCCGAAGTCTCGTCCAAGAAAATCTGGATTGCTCGTCCTTCACCATCGGATTCCTGTGCCGCACAGATCCTGGAAGTCGAGTGGGAAGACATCACAGCGTTGGGGCAGACTGCGACGAACTATCAATTGATGCCGGGTGACCGAATCTATATTCAGGCCGACCATCTGGTTGCCCTCAACAACAAGATCGAGAAAATCGTCGCTCCTGTTGAACGACTCCTGGGCGTGTCGATCCTCGGGTTCAACGTTGTCCGAAACTCCAAGGGTGTCTACCCGATCAAGTCGATTGGTGCAGGCGGGGGCGGCGGGAATTTCTGA
- a CDS encoding carboxy terminal-processing peptidase, whose translation MKHYVPSRTVGIITVGAVLLVATTIFAQQFGGAQGQEQATVKLVSEMISKHHISQKGLDDKISEMVLKRFVKELDGQKLYFLQADIDNFSRYRDQLDDLLKVGQINFAHEVFKLYLQRLDERVEVAHSMINASHDFTIDESMIIDGELLNWAADTKELNERWRKRVKYELLSMQLDKVTPEEARKRLHKRYDTLKRNAHDTEDAEVLEMFLSSVAHCFDPHSSYMSPQTVEDFQIMMRLSLQGIGAALRSEDGMTTVASIVPGGAAEKDGRLKVGDKIIGVGQEDGDFQDVVEMKLNRVVRLIRGERGTKVRLKVLRDAGPTETIELVRQTIELKASEVKGEIIQTGERLSSGQKMKIGVINIPSFYRDFSGAQQGKDDFKSTARDVEKVLDDFRSQGGVDAVVVDLRMNGGGALSEAIEVTGLFIDHGPVVQVKDTNGRIKSHDDEDTGVAYSGPLVVVCNRLSASASEIFAAAIKDYGRGIVVGDTTTHGKGTVQNVMPVSSAMFRALAGGKDRGALKLTINQFYRVNGDSTQNRGVESDVVLPSLIDNMDLGESFLDNALEFDHVEPIRHAMLPYVTPQIVMSLRENSQRRVASDAKFQQVQKDIERYLARKNRKSVSLNEVTLRAEREEDKAAREVEKEEEEHETKADTAPVFAKTEYNDELLRITEDYTSTLKSQKTAATSRGKVDVTK comes from the coding sequence ATGAAGCACTACGTCCCTTCGCGTACCGTCGGAATCATCACGGTCGGCGCCGTCTTGCTCGTTGCTACGACCATATTCGCTCAGCAGTTCGGCGGAGCTCAGGGTCAAGAGCAGGCAACAGTCAAGCTCGTCTCAGAAATGATTTCCAAGCATCACATTTCACAGAAAGGGCTTGATGACAAGATTTCTGAGATGGTGCTCAAAAGATTCGTCAAAGAACTGGATGGCCAGAAGCTCTACTTCCTGCAAGCCGATATCGACAATTTCTCCCGTTACCGCGACCAGCTTGACGATCTGCTGAAGGTGGGGCAGATCAACTTCGCTCATGAAGTTTTCAAGCTCTATCTGCAGCGGCTGGACGAGAGGGTCGAAGTGGCTCACTCGATGATCAACGCCTCGCACGACTTCACGATTGATGAGTCGATGATTATTGACGGCGAACTGTTGAACTGGGCTGCGGACACGAAGGAACTCAACGAACGATGGCGCAAGCGAGTGAAGTATGAACTGCTCTCGATGCAGTTAGACAAAGTCACTCCCGAAGAAGCTCGTAAGCGCCTTCACAAGCGATACGACACGTTGAAGCGAAACGCTCACGACACCGAGGACGCTGAAGTTCTGGAAATGTTCCTCTCGTCCGTCGCTCATTGCTTCGACCCTCACTCAAGTTACATGTCACCTCAAACCGTCGAAGATTTTCAGATAATGATGCGGCTCAGCCTGCAGGGGATCGGGGCGGCTCTTCGTTCGGAAGATGGGATGACCACCGTTGCGTCGATCGTTCCCGGCGGTGCTGCTGAAAAAGATGGCCGTCTGAAAGTCGGCGACAAGATCATCGGTGTCGGCCAGGAAGATGGTGACTTCCAGGACGTTGTCGAGATGAAGCTCAATCGAGTCGTCCGACTGATCCGTGGTGAGCGTGGTACGAAGGTGCGACTCAAGGTTCTGCGAGACGCCGGGCCAACGGAAACGATTGAGCTCGTCCGTCAGACAATCGAATTGAAGGCATCGGAAGTAAAAGGCGAGATTATTCAGACGGGTGAGCGACTCAGCAGCGGTCAGAAGATGAAGATCGGTGTCATTAACATCCCGTCGTTCTACCGCGACTTCAGTGGTGCTCAGCAGGGTAAGGATGACTTTAAGAGCACCGCTCGCGACGTTGAGAAAGTGCTTGACGATTTCCGCAGCCAGGGTGGTGTGGATGCTGTTGTTGTCGATTTGCGGATGAACGGTGGCGGTGCACTGAGCGAAGCCATCGAAGTCACCGGCTTATTCATCGATCACGGACCTGTCGTGCAGGTGAAAGACACGAACGGACGAATCAAGAGTCATGATGATGAAGACACCGGGGTTGCCTATTCCGGCCCTCTGGTCGTGGTCTGCAATCGACTCTCTGCTTCCGCCTCCGAGATCTTCGCTGCCGCCATTAAGGACTACGGACGAGGAATCGTGGTCGGGGACACGACCACCCACGGCAAGGGAACCGTGCAGAATGTGATGCCCGTCAGCAGTGCAATGTTCCGCGCTCTGGCAGGTGGCAAAGATCGTGGGGCTTTGAAGCTGACAATCAATCAATTCTATCGCGTCAACGGTGACAGCACTCAGAATCGTGGCGTTGAATCCGACGTCGTGCTGCCGTCACTGATCGACAACATGGATCTGGGAGAATCGTTCCTGGACAATGCACTGGAGTTCGATCATGTCGAACCAATTCGTCATGCGATGCTTCCTTATGTGACGCCTCAGATTGTGATGTCGTTGCGTGAGAACAGTCAGCGCCGTGTTGCCAGTGACGCCAAGTTCCAGCAGGTCCAGAAGGATATCGAACGATACCTCGCACGGAAGAACCGAAAGTCAGTTTCTCTGAACGAAGTCACCCTTCGTGCAGAACGCGAAGAAGACAAAGCGGCCCGTGAAGTCGAGAAGGAAGAGGAAGAACACGAAACGAAGGCTGACACGGCTCCTGTCTTTGCCAAGACGGAGTACAACGACGAACTTCTCCGAATCACCGAAGACTACACGTCAACGCTGAAGTCGCAGAAGACCGCAGCAACCAGCCGCGGAAAAGTCGACGTTACGAAGTAA
- a CDS encoding ATP-binding cassette domain-containing protein, translated as MAIIEVSQLAKQYRIYRKNAGWMASVTGLFHRDYEVVRAVKDVGFRIERGEMVAFLGPNGAGKTTTLKLLSGLIYPTSGTATVLGYVPWQRSNAYRKRFSLVMGQKNQLWWDLPAQESFILHREIYDIPHDEFQRRLDELTDLLEVRKLVKQPVRELSLGERMRMELIASLLHSPEVLLLDEPTIGLDVVSQRKVQGFLRHYQAEQQMTVLLTSHYMKDVEALCRRAIIINEGEIKHDGPLAEIVDRFSSVKQIHLQFAGSEIPEDIERFGKVLERVPPRVKLEVPRQEIPKVLAALLDRYAIEDVGVQERPLEDAIAELFTQKTRPA; from the coding sequence ATGGCCATCATTGAAGTCAGCCAACTCGCCAAACAGTATCGAATCTACCGCAAGAATGCGGGCTGGATGGCTTCTGTCACGGGTTTATTTCACCGCGACTATGAGGTCGTTCGTGCTGTCAAAGATGTCGGTTTTCGCATCGAACGTGGCGAAATGGTGGCGTTTCTGGGGCCGAACGGAGCCGGGAAAACAACGACTCTGAAGCTCCTCTCGGGCCTGATCTATCCCACATCGGGAACCGCGACCGTTCTCGGTTACGTCCCCTGGCAACGGAGCAACGCGTACCGCAAGCGATTCTCGCTGGTGATGGGACAGAAGAATCAGTTGTGGTGGGATCTGCCAGCCCAGGAATCGTTCATCCTGCATCGCGAGATCTATGACATTCCGCACGACGAATTTCAGCGGCGTCTGGATGAACTGACCGATTTGCTGGAAGTCCGGAAGCTTGTCAAACAACCGGTGCGCGAACTCTCACTGGGCGAGCGGATGCGGATGGAATTGATCGCGTCGTTGCTGCACTCGCCCGAGGTACTCTTGCTTGATGAACCGACGATCGGTCTGGATGTCGTTTCGCAACGAAAGGTCCAGGGGTTCCTCAGGCATTACCAGGCGGAACAGCAGATGACGGTCTTGCTCACCAGTCACTACATGAAAGACGTTGAAGCACTTTGCCGTCGAGCCATCATCATCAATGAAGGCGAGATCAAACACGACGGGCCACTGGCTGAGATTGTGGACCGGTTCAGCAGTGTCAAACAGATTCATCTGCAGTTTGCCGGCAGTGAGATTCCGGAAGACATCGAGCGATTCGGCAAGGTATTGGAGCGAGTACCGCCGCGGGTCAAGCTGGAAGTCCCGCGTCAGGAGATTCCCAAGGTCTTGGCGGCTTTACTGGATCGATATGCAATTGAGGACGTGGGAGTGCAGGAGCGACCGCTCGAGGACGCGATTGCCGAACTGTTTACTCAGAAGACGAGACCCGCATGA
- a CDS encoding ABC transporter permease, whose translation MRTLSSSLRVKWCILRTSIEERLVYRGDFAFATLVRFLPIVTQVFLWGAIYQASGPKDPRIINGYTYGDMVAYSLLVMVGRAFSSMPGLTTGLARDIREGSIKKFLIQPIDLLEYLFWHRVAHKLVYYAVAFLPFAFVFWLCRDYLHGWPDAPMLLGWIVSLLIAFAVGFLIESLMGLIAFWFLEVSSLVFVYMLLSYLLSGHMLPLDWLPAPYADAIQLLPFKYLAFVPAAILLEKYSHQQLWLELGNGILWIIALWGINRLALAKGVRRYSAFGG comes from the coding sequence ATGAGGACTCTGTCATCATCTCTGCGTGTCAAGTGGTGCATCCTCAGGACCTCGATCGAAGAGCGTCTTGTTTATCGGGGCGACTTCGCTTTCGCGACACTCGTGCGGTTCCTGCCGATTGTCACACAAGTCTTTCTCTGGGGGGCCATCTATCAGGCATCGGGCCCGAAGGATCCCCGGATCATTAATGGCTACACGTACGGAGACATGGTCGCTTATTCGCTGCTGGTCATGGTAGGCCGGGCATTCTCGTCGATGCCTGGATTGACGACGGGTCTCGCCCGTGACATCCGCGAAGGCTCGATCAAGAAGTTCCTGATCCAGCCGATTGACCTGCTTGAATATCTGTTCTGGCATCGTGTCGCGCATAAGCTGGTTTATTACGCGGTGGCATTTTTGCCATTTGCGTTTGTCTTCTGGCTCTGTCGCGACTACCTGCACGGCTGGCCGGATGCCCCCATGCTTTTAGGATGGATCGTGTCGCTGCTAATTGCCTTTGCTGTCGGATTTTTGATCGAGAGTCTGATGGGGTTGATCGCGTTCTGGTTTCTGGAAGTGAGTTCGCTCGTATTTGTTTACATGCTGCTCAGCTACCTGTTATCGGGACACATGCTGCCGCTCGACTGGTTGCCGGCACCCTACGCCGACGCGATCCAACTGCTTCCCTTCAAATACCTCGCATTTGTCCCTGCAGCCATCCTGCTGGAAAAGTACAGTCACCAGCAGCTCTGGCTTGAATTGGGTAATGGAATTCTCTGGATCATCGCGCTGTGGGGGATCAATCGCCTTGCGCTGGCAAAGGGAGTTCGGCGATACAGTGCGTTTGGCGGATAG
- a CDS encoding MFS transporter, translating into MTIPSSADLREETASAVYGRIFWLAYLANSALVMANALTFRFAELVHFLGGSETIVGDIVALGTLIAVIVRLSVSHVLDDYGTRRVWPVCSVLFILGCVLFIAATYAFWLLYVARVTFFVGLTGMFACSMTHIQNHVPPNRRTEVIGNLGSSGFVGMILGSNVGDWILYLVTQPRLQFLILFGAAGLIGIAYLIIVIALTYNDRSEVRDPSPMAFRLLFRYWPGTVVIAAMTMGLGVTATQTFLTRFATSQHIEGIGFFFTGYAISAFVFRLLVQNWSQTIGRHWMLVRGLIGHTVGHFLLAFVADAWQLIIPSIVCGFGHALLFPAVVSLGSGTFPKQFRGAGTAIILGFTDFGSLVFAPVLGRISDQFGFPVMYGVSAAVALTMAIGYSVVAIRHSDEESRSYAP; encoded by the coding sequence ATGACCATACCATCGTCGGCCGATCTTCGTGAAGAAACCGCGTCAGCTGTCTACGGGCGGATCTTCTGGCTCGCCTACCTCGCCAATTCCGCACTCGTCATGGCCAACGCGCTGACGTTCCGATTCGCGGAACTGGTTCACTTTCTCGGCGGATCGGAAACGATTGTTGGGGATATTGTGGCGCTGGGGACACTGATCGCGGTGATCGTTCGCCTGAGTGTTTCGCACGTTCTTGATGATTACGGGACGCGACGAGTCTGGCCTGTCTGTTCCGTCTTGTTCATTCTGGGGTGTGTCTTGTTCATCGCAGCCACCTACGCTTTCTGGTTGCTTTATGTTGCACGCGTCACATTCTTTGTCGGTCTGACGGGAATGTTCGCCTGCTCCATGACCCACATCCAGAATCACGTGCCCCCCAACCGCAGAACGGAAGTCATTGGGAATCTGGGAAGCAGCGGGTTCGTCGGGATGATCCTGGGATCGAACGTCGGTGACTGGATCCTTTATCTGGTCACGCAACCTCGTCTCCAGTTTCTGATTCTGTTTGGGGCCGCCGGACTGATCGGGATCGCGTATTTGATCATTGTCATCGCGCTGACTTACAACGACCGGTCGGAAGTGAGGGATCCATCCCCGATGGCCTTCCGATTACTGTTTCGCTACTGGCCGGGGACAGTCGTCATAGCGGCGATGACAATGGGACTGGGGGTCACTGCGACGCAAACGTTTCTGACGCGATTCGCGACTTCGCAGCACATCGAAGGGATCGGGTTTTTCTTTACAGGCTACGCGATCTCTGCGTTCGTCTTTCGTCTGCTGGTGCAGAACTGGAGCCAGACGATTGGGCGGCACTGGATGCTGGTGCGAGGGCTGATCGGTCATACGGTGGGACACTTTCTGCTCGCATTCGTGGCCGACGCATGGCAGTTGATCATCCCTTCAATTGTTTGTGGATTTGGTCACGCCTTGCTGTTTCCCGCCGTTGTCTCGTTGGGCTCGGGAACATTCCCAAAACAGTTTCGCGGAGCGGGGACCGCCATTATTCTCGGATTCACGGACTTCGGTTCGCTGGTGTTCGCCCCTGTACTCGGGCGGATTAGTGACCAGTTTGGTTTTCCCGTCATGTACGGCGTTTCTGCGGCTGTCGCGCTGACGATGGCAATCGGGTATTCCGTGGTGGCCATTCGCCATTCCGATGAAGAGTCTCGCTCGTATGCCCCCTGA